Within Nitrospirota bacterium, the genomic segment TTTATCTCCTTTATCCTGTCCCGGATGAGGGCGGCCCGCTCGAACTCCAGCTTCTCCGCGGCCTCCTTCATCTCGGCCTCCAGCTTCCTCAGGGTCTCCTCGTCGGCGGCGTACGCGGCCGGCTCCTCCTCGGCCGCCGGCACGGTCCAGTAGTCGCTTTCATAGATGGAGCTGAGGACGTTCTTGATGTTGCTCTTGATGGTTTCGGGGGTGATGCCCATCTCCCCGTTGTACCGGGCCTGGATGGCCCGGCGGCGGGCGGTCTCCTTCAGGGCCCTCTCCATGGAGCCGGTCACCGTATCGGCGTAGAGGATGACCTTGCCGTTGACGTTCCTGGCCGCCCTCCCGGCTGTCTGGATGAGGGAGCGCTCCGAGCGGAGGAAACCCTCCTTGTCGGCGTCCATGATGGCCACCAGGGAGACCTCCGGCAGGTCCAGGCCCTCCCTGAGGAGGTTCACACCCACGAGGACGTCGAAATCCCCCATTCGAAGCCCCCTCAGAATCTCCACCCTCTCGATGGTCTTGACGTCGGAGTGCAGGTACCGCGTGCGCACCCCGAGCTCCGTGTAGTACTCGGTCAGGTCCTCGGCCATCTTCTTCGTCAACGTCGTGACTAGGACGCGCTCGGCCCGGGCCGCCCTTTCCCTGATTTCCCCCAGCAGGTCGTCCACCTGTCCCCGGGCCGCTTTGACCACCATCTCCGGGTCCATGAGCCCGGTGGGACGGATGATCTGCTCCACCACCGTCCCCCGGGACTTCTCTATCTCATAGGGTCCGGGCGTGGCCGATACGTAAATGGTCTGGCCCGCCCTGTGCTCGAACTCCGCGAAGGTCAGGGGACGGTTGTCCAGGGCGGAGGGCAGCCGGAACCCGAAGTCCACCAGGGTCCGTTTCCGGGAACGGTCGCCCTCGTACATGCCTCCTATCTGGGGCACGGTGGCGTGGGACTCGTCGATGATGAGCAGATAGTCCTCGGGGAAATAGTCGATGAGGGTGTAAGGGGGCTCGCCGGGGGCGCGCCCGCTCAGGTGGCGCGAGTAGTTCTCGATGCCGTGGCAGTAGCCGAACTCCCGGAGCATTTCCAGGTCGAACATGGTCCGCTGCTCCAGGCGCTCGGCCTCCACGGTGCGGCCCTCCCGCAGAAGCTCCTCCGTCCGCTGGGCCAGCTCTTCCCGTATCCGCTCCAGGGCGGGCTCCAGCCTCTCCCGGGGCGTTATCCAGTGGCTGTTGGGGAAGAGGGCGAACCTCTCCAGCCGCCGGATGCGGCTCCCCGTCAGGGGGTCGAACTCGGCGATGCGGTCGATGTCGTCCCCGAAGAACTCCAGCCGTATCCCCTTGTCCAGGGAGAACGACGGGTAGACCTCCACCACGTCCCCCCGCACCCGGAAACACCCCCGCTTGAAGTCGGCGTCCGAGCGCTCGTACTGCATGTCCACCAGCTTTCTCAGGAGAACGTCCCTCTCGGTGTGCATTCCCTCCTCCACCACCAGGTGCATGTCCACGTAGTCCTGCGGGGAGCCGATGCCGTAGATGCAGGAGACCGAGGCGACCACGACGACGTCCCGCCTCTCCAGCACGGCCCGGGTGGCCGAGTGGCGGAGGCGGTCGATGTCGTCGTTTATCATGGCGTCCTTCTCGATGTAAGTGTCGGTGGCCGGCAGGTACGCCTCGGGCTGGTAATAGTCGTAGTAGCTCACGAAGAACTCCACGGCGTCCCGGGGAAAGAGCTCCCGGAACTCGCCGTAGAGCTGGGCCGCCAGGGTCTTGTTGTGCGCGATGACCAGGACGGGCCGACCCGCCTTTTCGATAACGTTGGCGATGGTGAAGGTCTTTCCCGAGCCGGTCACGCCGAGGAGGACCTGGTGCTTCTTTCCCCTCCGGACGTTCTCCGAGAGCGCCCCGATGGCCTGGGGCTGGTCCCCCGCGGGCGAGAAGGAAGTGGTCAAACGAAATGCATCCATGGGAAACCCCGACGGAGAGGGGCCCGAGGGCCGTCTACCGTTCCTCCAGCTTGAGGAGCTTGTATTCTATGCTGTCCACCAGGGCCTGGTAGGAGGCCTCGACGACGTCTTCCGAGACGCCCACGGTGCCCCACCTGCTGCCCTGCCTGTCCCCGGACATGATGAGCACCCGCACGCTGGCCCCGGTGCCGCTCCGGGCGTTCAGCACCCGGACCTTGTAGTCCAGAAGGCTCACTTCCGAGAGGACCGGGTAGTCCCTCAGGAGGGCGTCCCTCAGGGCCCTGTCCAGGGCGTTCACCGGACCGTTTCCGGTGGCCGCGGTGTGATGCACGGCCCCGTCCGGGACGGTCTTCAACATGACGGTTGCCTCATGCATGGTGCTGTCGTGCTCGCTTCGCTTGGAGATGAAGACCCGGAAGCCGATGAGCTCGAAGGTCTTCCGGTAAAGCCCCAGGGCCTTTTTCATCAGCAGCTCGAAGGAGGCTTCCGCGCCCTCGAACTGGAAGCCCTGGTTCTCCAGGTCCTTCAGCTCTGCGACGATTTTCCGGACCTTCGGGGACGCCGGGTCCAGCTCGATGCCGAACTCCTTGGCCTTCCTCAGGATGTTGCTCGCGCCGGCCAGATCGGAGACTAGCACCCTCCGGGAGTTGCCCACCAGGGCCGGGTCCACGTGCTCGTAGGTCTCGGCGGCCCTGAGGACGGCGCTGACGTGCATGCCCGCCTTGTGGGCGAAGGCGCTGTCGCCGACGAAGGGCTGGCGGCGGAAATGGCTCAGGTTGGCTATCTCGCTGACGAACCGCGAGGCGTCCCGCAGGCGGGTGAGCCTCTGCTCGCCGATGGTCTCGTACCGGAGCTTCACGGTCAGGTCCGCGATGACGGAGCAGAGGTTGGCGTTGCCGCAGCGCTCCCCCAGGCCGTTCATCGTGCCCTGCACGTGCGAAGCCCCCGCCTTGACGGCCACGATGGAGTTGGCCACGGCGCAGTCGGAGTCGTTATGGGCGTGGATGCCTACGGGGCTCTTCATCTCCTTGACGACCTTGCGGACGACGGCGCGCACCTCGTCCGGGAGGGAGCCGCCGTTGGTGTCGCAGAGGACCAGGCAGGACGCCCCGGCGGCCTGGGCCGCCCGGAGGCACTCCATGGCATAGGTGGGGTTCCTCTTGTACCCGTCGAAGAAATGCTCGGCGTCGAAGAAGACCTTCTCCAGCCGCTCTCCGAGATACCGCACCGTGTCATGGATGAGGCCGAGGTTCTCCTCCAGGGAGACCTTCAGGGCGTGCCGGACATGGAAATCCCATGTCTTTCCAAAGACGGTGGCCGCCGGGGCGCCCGCCTCCAGGATGGCCCGGACGGTGCGGTCCTTCTGCACTTTCTGGCCGGCCCTGTGCGTGCTGCCGAAGGCGACCAGGCGCGATGTAGAGAGGGTCAGCCCCCGGACCTTCCCGAAGTACTCGGTGTCCCTGGGGTTGGAGCCCGGATAGCCGCCCTCGATGTAGTGGACCCCCAGCTCGTCCAGCTTCTGGGTGATGCGCAGTTTGTCCTCCACCGAGAAGGAGACGTCCTCGGCCTGAGCCCCGTCCCTGAGGGTGGTATCGTAGACCTCGATTCTTTTCATCCTTCTAATGTACCACATGGCCCGAGGGCGAGGAAAACACCGGAGGGACGTTTAAGAGGCGGTGAGCGCGAGTCTTAGGCCGCGCCGCATTCCTTGAGGGCGCGGACGAAGTTCTCCACCACCAGGGGGTTGAAGTCCCGGCCGGCGGACTCCTCCATCATTCCCAGTATCACCGGCACCTCCAGGGCCTTCCGGTAGGGGCGTTCGGTCCTGAGGGCGTCGAAGAAGTCCGCCAGGGCCACGATCTGGCTGATGATGTGCTGTTTCCAGCCGGCCTTCCCCGGGCCCGGGCGGGGGTAGCCCGAGCCGTCGTACTTCATGTGGTGCTCGAACGCCACGATGACGGCCAGTTTCGGCACCTCTTGCAGGGACGCCAGGTAGCGGGCCCCGTAGACCGGATGGAGCTTCATCTTCTCCCATTCGTCCTCCGTGAGCTTGGAGGGCTTATCCAGGATGCCCGGGTCCACGAACATCTTGCCGATGTCATGGAGCAGGCCGGCCAGGCCCACCTCGTGCAGCGTGTCCGCCTCCACGCCCAGATACTCCGCCTGGAAGATGGACAGCACCGTGACGTTGGCCGTGTGGGCAAAGGTGTATTCGTTGTGGCTTTTCACGGGGCTCACGGCGGCCAGGATGTTGGACTCTTTCCGTATGGCTCCGAGAAAGGAGACCACAACGTCCTCCAGCCCCGCCGTATCCAGCGTCCCCAGGTGCGCGAGCCCCTGGTGCACGTGCTTGACCCGCTCCGTGTTCTCGCGTACGACGCCGGCGGCTCCCGCGGAGGCTCCGGCCTTTATCTCCATAACCCCCAGGGAGATGTGCCGGGAGGAGGAAGGCTCCTCATTGCGGGAGGCAAGGCTCTGGAGGAAGTCCGTCAGCTCTTCCGCGTCGACGCCCCTCCTCAGGACGAGGCGCTCTATCCCCTTTCTCCGGAGCTTCGTCATGAAGCTCCCCACGTGAATGCCCCATTGCTGCACGAGCCGATCCTGGACGAGAAGGCTCGAGCCCAGGATGGTGAAGGTGACGGCGTCCTCCACGTAGAGGTTTTCGAGGCCGGAGACGGCCTTCTGGGCGAACCGCTTCACGGAGGAGTGCTCGCGGGAATACAGGGCGCAGTTGGAAAGAGCGGTCATCATGTCGGCAATGACGGCGAGGGCTTCCTTATGCATTGCCGTCCCCTTCCCGGCGGAGCTGCTCGCAGAGGGAGCGTATCTCCGGGTCCGACTGCCTGAGCCCCAGCCGGAGGACGGGCTCCCTGGCCTCGGGCGGATAGTTCGAGAGGTTCTTGAAGATTTCCCTTCTGAGCTCGGCCGCCGCCCCCCGGAACATGAAGCTCTTCGCCTTCAGCATTTTCACGAGCGAGGCGATGGCGCGGGGGTCGCCTATCTCTCCCAGGGCCCGCACCAGGGGCACCTTGTGGACGGCCTCGTTTCCGAGGACGTCCCGCCTCTCCAGATGCTCGACGAGAAGGGGCACCGTTTCCGCCACCTTGAAGAACCCGGCGAGCCTGACGGCCTGCGTCCGTGTCTCCAGGTCCTGGGACTGGACGTAGAGCTTCAAAAGCGGCACCCCTTCCGGAGCCCCGAAGGACAGGAGAGTGCGGAGGGCCTCCATGCTCACCCTGAGGTCCGGATGCTTCGCGAATTTGCGGACCTGCTCGGCGTGCCTCGGCTCGCCGCACTCACGGAGGAGATAGACCATGTTCCGCAGGACATACCACCGCTCGTCCTGAAGCCTCGTGAGGACGGAAGGCACGACTTTTTCGCCCAGGGCCCTGAGGAGCGTCAGGATGTATTTCCGCCTGCCTGCCTGCCCCTCGCGGATGAGGGCGTCCATGAGGGGCTCCACCACTGTTTTCCCCATGCCCAGGACGAGCCCGGTCGCGCTTTCACGGCTCTTCCAGCCCCATGCGAGGACGGCCTCGACCACGCGCTCGTGGAATTCCTCGGAGGAGAAGCGCTCCACCGCGTCGGGCCCGCCGGCGTGCTGGACCACTTTCTCATACAGGGCCAGGGCGTCGCCGAAGCGTCCCGTGTCGATGAACTTCTCCGTGAGGTCCACGAGCGTCGCGAGCATCCTTCCCTGGACGTCGCCCTCCGCCGGGCCCGACTGAAGGAGTTCCACCATCACGTCCGACGCCGTCCGCTCCACGGCCTCTTCACTGCACTGCTCCGGCAGGCCTTTCAGGGGCTCGCCGCCTCCTCTGGCCCTCTGCCTGAGCATGGCGTTCAGGGTCTCCTGGTAATCGCGGCTTACGTACCTTTCGAAATTGTCCTCCCGGAACAGGCCCGTCAACTCGTTGTCCATCTGGATGTCGTGGACCACGGCATCGCCGGACATGCGAAGGTCGAAGACGAACTCCTTGGGGGCCACCGCGCTCAGCTTGGCTATGACGTTGCGCAGGGTCTCGGGGACCATGGCGTCATAGTCCTTCAGTACGTCCAGTATCCGGTCCATGTTCCCCGCGGTCATCTCCCTGAGGACCCTTTCGGCGTCCTCGGGGTCGGAGGAAAGAAAATGGGCCGTCTCGGCGA encodes:
- the uvrB gene encoding excinuclease ABC subunit UvrB, which produces MDAFRLTTSFSPAGDQPQAIGALSENVRRGKKHQVLLGVTGSGKTFTIANVIEKAGRPVLVIAHNKTLAAQLYGEFRELFPRDAVEFFVSYYDYYQPEAYLPATDTYIEKDAMINDDIDRLRHSATRAVLERRDVVVVASVSCIYGIGSPQDYVDMHLVVEEGMHTERDVLLRKLVDMQYERSDADFKRGCFRVRGDVVEVYPSFSLDKGIRLEFFGDDIDRIAEFDPLTGSRIRRLERFALFPNSHWITPRERLEPALERIREELAQRTEELLREGRTVEAERLEQRTMFDLEMLREFGYCHGIENYSRHLSGRAPGEPPYTLIDYFPEDYLLIIDESHATVPQIGGMYEGDRSRKRTLVDFGFRLPSALDNRPLTFAEFEHRAGQTIYVSATPGPYEIEKSRGTVVEQIIRPTGLMDPEMVVKAARGQVDDLLGEIRERAARAERVLVTTLTKKMAEDLTEYYTELGVRTRYLHSDVKTIERVEILRGLRMGDFDVLVGVNLLREGLDLPEVSLVAIMDADKEGFLRSERSLIQTAGRAARNVNGKVILYADTVTGSMERALKETARRRAIQARYNGEMGITPETIKSNIKNVLSSIYESDYWTVPAAEEEPAAYAADEETLRKLEAEMKEAAEKLEFERAALIRDRIKEI
- the cimA gene encoding citramalate synthase — its product is MKRIEVYDTTLRDGAQAEDVSFSVEDKLRITQKLDELGVHYIEGGYPGSNPRDTEYFGKVRGLTLSTSRLVAFGSTHRAGQKVQKDRTVRAILEAGAPAATVFGKTWDFHVRHALKVSLEENLGLIHDTVRYLGERLEKVFFDAEHFFDGYKRNPTYAMECLRAAQAAGASCLVLCDTNGGSLPDEVRAVVRKVVKEMKSPVGIHAHNDSDCAVANSIVAVKAGASHVQGTMNGLGERCGNANLCSVIADLTVKLRYETIGEQRLTRLRDASRFVSEIANLSHFRRQPFVGDSAFAHKAGMHVSAVLRAAETYEHVDPALVGNSRRVLVSDLAGASNILRKAKEFGIELDPASPKVRKIVAELKDLENQGFQFEGAEASFELLMKKALGLYRKTFELIGFRVFISKRSEHDSTMHEATVMLKTVPDGAVHHTAATGNGPVNALDRALRDALLRDYPVLSEVSLLDYKVRVLNARSGTGASVRVLIMSGDRQGSRWGTVGVSEDVVEASYQALVDSIEYKLLKLEER
- a CDS encoding HD domain-containing protein, producing the protein MHKEALAVIADMMTALSNCALYSREHSSVKRFAQKAVSGLENLYVEDAVTFTILGSSLLVQDRLVQQWGIHVGSFMTKLRRKGIERLVLRRGVDAEELTDFLQSLASRNEEPSSSRHISLGVMEIKAGASAGAAGVVRENTERVKHVHQGLAHLGTLDTAGLEDVVVSFLGAIRKESNILAAVSPVKSHNEYTFAHTANVTVLSIFQAEYLGVEADTLHEVGLAGLLHDIGKMFVDPGILDKPSKLTEDEWEKMKLHPVYGARYLASLQEVPKLAVIVAFEHHMKYDGSGYPRPGPGKAGWKQHIISQIVALADFFDALRTERPYRKALEVPVILGMMEESAGRDFNPLVVENFVRALKECGAA
- a CDS encoding HEAT repeat domain-containing protein codes for the protein MDRDEGRQEPLEEPQAEKLPLDARLLSEAVVEFNISRRNVGLYPPGHAAIRSSILRAHDLFGKLFELRDAITLGIAEDCLMVDEYALDKKNPVYRECALSFHERGIASVTFLKGLSEEELTVLNELLTDNAVPPGQGLADLGRERGLARIRLTPIDYSHFTFVEGTASGETERSALWETYARGMLEGTLVSEEAHEALLGAPAEEVAALINQTAPGGEAPQSYERFITSYLKGRGKTGLQAEGMSSLFSVIENLSPELRKQLLAETAHFLSSDPEDAERVLREMTAGNMDRILDVLKDYDAMVPETLRNVIAKLSAVAPKEFVFDLRMSGDAVVHDIQMDNELTGLFREDNFERYVSRDYQETLNAMLRQRARGGGEPLKGLPEQCSEEAVERTASDVMVELLQSGPAEGDVQGRMLATLVDLTEKFIDTGRFGDALALYEKVVQHAGGPDAVERFSSEEFHERVVEAVLAWGWKSRESATGLVLGMGKTVVEPLMDALIREGQAGRRKYILTLLRALGEKVVPSVLTRLQDERWYVLRNMVYLLRECGEPRHAEQVRKFAKHPDLRVSMEALRTLLSFGAPEGVPLLKLYVQSQDLETRTQAVRLAGFFKVAETVPLLVEHLERRDVLGNEAVHKVPLVRALGEIGDPRAIASLVKMLKAKSFMFRGAAAELRREIFKNLSNYPPEAREPVLRLGLRQSDPEIRSLCEQLRREGDGNA